In the Streptomyces sp. NBC_00193 genome, TCGGCCTGGTGCCCGGGCGTCAGCAGGAGCCCGACCAGGCCCAGCGAGATCAGGCCGATCACCAGTCCGGCGGCGGCCAGCTTCTCGAAGTAGTACGAGAGGTAGCCGATGGTCTTCGTCTGGTAGACACCGAACAGGGTGAGCATCGCCATCGCGCCGAGGACCAGGACCAGGACCATCTGTCCGGTGGCGGTGCGCCGGTTCGCCCGCAGCGAGGCGGCCAGCAGGGCCGCCAGGGCGCACCCGATGAGCACCGGGCGGTCGGGGACGACCATCGGGCCGGCGAGGTTCGAGGTCTTGGAGACGTCCAGCTTGGTCAGCACGGAGAAGATGCTGGGTAGTCCCGCGAGCAGCGTGCCGCCCGCCAGGACCGTGAGGAGCAGTCCGCGCCGGGGGGCGAAGCGCCGCCGGTGGACGACGAGGACCGCGGCCAGGCCGAGGCCGAGCAGGGCACCGTAGAGGTTGTAGACGAAGGTGACGGTCACCAGGCCGGCCACCGCGACGAGGGCGAACTCGGCCCGGCCCATCGCGGGCCGCACGAGCAGCGCCAGTCCGACGGCGAGGAACAGCAGCCCGACGATCTCGGAGTCGAACCCCCGCTCGACGAGGGTGGACATGGAGCCGATCAGCATCACCGCCATCACGCTGGCGCAGACCGCCGCGGCGCGCCAGCCGCGCAGGCGCGGGCCGCCGATCCAGCGAGCGGCCCAGACCAGGACGGCGCAGAGCAGCGCGTAGGCGCCGATGACGTACAGGAGGTACCGGTTCATCATCTCGGCGGCGGGGCCGCCGTCGGTCGAGGACTTCACGAGGACGTCGATCCACGCCAGCAGGAAGTGGGTGCCCTGCGGGTAGACGGCCTCCGAGGGGGTCATCATGAACGTCTTGGCGGCCTCCTGGTGGAGGAAGTTGTAGCCGCCCACGTGGTGGATGCCGTCGAAGTACGAGAAGTGCCCCATCCGGTCCTCGGACGTGACGAAGAAGGCCAGCCGCTCGGTGATCGACTTACCGGCGAGCGGGTGGTGCATGTAGTGCCAGACCGCCGCGAAGGTGCCGAGCACCAGGGCGTCCGTGCCGCGCAGCCGCAGGGGGATGTGCGGGCGCCGGCCGGACAGCCAGCCGCAGACGGACACGACGGTCAGCAGGAAGCCCGCGCCGGGGACCGGGGACAGCCCCCACGGCCAGACGGAGAAGAGCAGTCCGAAGGCCATGACGGCGCCGCACAGCATGAAGGCGGAGACGACCAGGCGGTCGAGGAGGCCGCCGCCCACCCGGATCAGGGAGCCGATCGCCAGGACCAGGACGGGGATCAGCACCACGTCCAGGCTCATTGCGTCGAGGAGCAGCGGCAGCGCCCAGGAGAGGCCCACGGCCGCGGCGAGCACGGGCCACCGCCGCTGTGCCGGGGCCGGCGCCGCGGCCGGACCGCCGGGCTGTCCCGCCCGCGGGTTCTCGGCGTTCCTACTGGTCAAAAGGGCAGGGCGGGTCGCCACGGGAGACGGGAACCTTCCATCGTGCGCACGGGAGCCGGATGAGGGGCCTGGAATGCGCGGCCCGATCCGGCCATGTGCGGCTCGGCCGATCAATCCCCCAACGGCGGAGTCTTCGGATCATAACGCGGGAAGGGGGCCGAACGAGCTGCGGCCCGTCCCCGTCCCGGAGGGGACGCGGACGGGCCGTCCGGGCCTGGCGGCCGGTCTCCGCGCCCCCGGAGGGGGGTCGCGGACCGGGCCGTTCGGCGGCGGAATTCGGGACGGAAGTCCCGGCCGGGGCGGTCAGAAGACGGACTCGGCCTCGTACATGCGGTCCTCGGGGACGGTCTTCAGCTCGGTGACGGCGGAGGCCAGCGGGGCCATGACGATGTCGGTGCCGCGCAGGGCGGTCATGTTGCCGAAATCACCGCGGTGGACGCCCTCGACCGCGTGCCAGCCGAACCGGGTCGCGAGGACGCGGTCGTAGGCGGTGGGGGTGCCGCCGCGCTGGACGTGGCCGAGGATGACCGGGCGGGCTTCCTTGCCCAGGCGCCGCTCCAGCTCGACGGCGAGGCGGTTTCCGATGCCGGCGAACCGCTCGTGGCCGTACTGGTCGATCGCGCCCTTCTCGTACGGCATGGAGCCCTCGCCGGGGTGCGCGCCTTCGGCCACGCAGATGACGGCGAACTTCTTACCGCGGGCGAATCGTTCCTCCACCATCTTGACCAGGGCGTCCACCTCGAACGGGCGCTCCGGCAGGCAGATTCCGTGGGCGCCGCCGGCCATGCCGGACTCCAGGGCGATCCAGCCCGCGTGCCGGCCCATGACCTCGACGACCATCACGCGCTGGTGCGATTCGGCGGTGGTCTTGAGGCGGTCGATGGCCTCCGTGGCGACCATGACGGCGGTGTCGAAGCCGAAGGTGCGGTCGGTGGAGGAGATGTCGTTGTCGATGGTCTTCGGTACGCCGACGACCGGCATGCCGGCGTCCGACAGCATCCGGGCGGCCGTCAGGGTGCCCTCGCCGCCGATCGGGATCAGGGCGTCGATGCCGTAGCGCTTCGCCAGTTCGACGGCGTTCTCCGCCGCTTCGTGGAGGCGGGCGCGCTCCATGCGGGCCGATCCGAGGATCGTGCCGCCGCGGGCGAGGATGCCGCTGACCGCGTTGATGTCGAGGGGGCGGAAGTTGCCGTCGAGGAGGCCCTTGAAGCCGTCCTCGAAGCCGATGACCTCGTCCCCGTGCCCGACCACGGCACGGTGTACGACCGACCGGATGACAGCGTTCAGGCCCGGGCAGTCGCCGCCTGCGGTGAGAACTCCGATACGCATCGTGCTGTGTCTCCTGCTCCTGGTCGTACGTGACTGTTCGCGTGCGGGCGAAGAGTCGTACATATGAAGGGCGTATTGATGAAGCCTGTCCGATTGTTCCACGGGCCCCGGGTGACGCGCGCTCCGTGGCACGCCACCCCAGGGGGGCCCACAGGGCCTTTCGGCCCCCTCCGGCAGGCCCTTCTCCCGGCGGGCGTCTTAAGGAATCACAGGGGTATTGTCAAGAGGTCAAGCCCACATTAACTGGGACAACCGACTCGAATTGGGACGGAGAGCACGCGTGACGCGCAGCGTGTACGTGACGGGGATCGAGCGGGGGGACGGCCGCCAGGTCGTCGAGCTGGGCATCATGGAGCTCCTGACCCGCCAGACAGGCCGGGTGGGCGTCTACCGCCCCCTGTTGCACGACGGACCCGACCGGCTGTTCGACCTCCTCAAGGGCCGGTACCGGATCGACCAGGACGCCGCGACGGCCTACGGCATGGAGTACCACGAGGCCTCCGCCATCCTGGCCGAGAAGGGCACCGACGAACTGGTCTCCCAGCTCGTCGGCCGCTACCACAAGGTGGCGCGCGACTACGAGGTCATGCTGGTCCTCGGCACCGACTACGCCGACACCAACCTCCCTGACGAGCTGGCGCTCAACGCCCGTCTCGCCAACGAGCTGGGCGCGCTGGTCATCCCCGTCGTGGGCGGCACCAAGCACCCGGCCGAGGCCGTGCGCGCCGAGACCCGCAACGCCTACCGCGCCTACGAGGCGCTGGGCTGCCACGTGGGCGCGATGGTCGTCAACCGGGTGGCCGCCGAGGACCGCGAGGTGATAGCCGAGCGCCTGGCCGCCAGGCTCCCCGTGCCCTGCTACGTCCTGCCGGACGACAAGCACCTGTCCGCCCCGACGGTCGCCCAGATCACCCGGGCGCTCGGCGGCGAGGTGCTCCTCGGCGACGAGGCCGGACTGGCCCGCGACGCCCTGGACTTCGTCTTCGGCGGGGCCATGCTGCCGAACTTCCTGAACGCCCTGACCCCCGGCTGCCTGGTCGTCACCCCCGGGGACCGCTCCGACCTGGTCATCGGCGCGCTCGCCGCGCACACCTCCGGCACCCCGCCGATCGCCGGTGTGCTGCTGACGCTGAACGAGCGCCCGGGCAAGGACATCCTGACGCTGGCCTCCAAGCTGGCTCCGGGCACCCCGGTGGTCTCGGTGGCGGGCAACAGCTTCCCCACGGCCGCCGAACTCTTCGCGCTGCAGAGCCGGCTGAACTCCGCGACCCCGCGCAAGCTGGAGACCGCGCTCGGCCTGTTCGAACGCCACGTGGACACCGCCGAGCTGCGCGAGGTGCT is a window encoding:
- the pta gene encoding phosphate acetyltransferase; amino-acid sequence: MTRSVYVTGIERGDGRQVVELGIMELLTRQTGRVGVYRPLLHDGPDRLFDLLKGRYRIDQDAATAYGMEYHEASAILAEKGTDELVSQLVGRYHKVARDYEVMLVLGTDYADTNLPDELALNARLANELGALVIPVVGGTKHPAEAVRAETRNAYRAYEALGCHVGAMVVNRVAAEDREVIAERLAARLPVPCYVLPDDKHLSAPTVAQITRALGGEVLLGDEAGLARDALDFVFGGAMLPNFLNALTPGCLVVTPGDRSDLVIGALAAHTSGTPPIAGVLLTLNERPGKDILTLASKLAPGTPVVSVAGNSFPTAAELFALQSRLNSATPRKLETALGLFERHVDTAELREVLSVARSERVTPMMFENQLLEQARAERRRVVLPEGTEERVLRAADVVLRRGVCDLTLLGEEQAILKKAADLGIDISAAQLIDPATSPLRERFAEYYAKARAHKGMTVELAHDVVTDVNYFGTLMVQEGLADGMVSGSVHSTAATIRPAFEIIKTKPDASIVSSVFFMCLADKVLAYGDCAVNPDPNAEQLADIAVQSAATAAAFGLDPRIAMLSYSTGTSGSGADVDKVRKATEIVREQRPDLLIEGPIQYDAAVEPSVAATKLPESEVAGRATVLIFPDLNTGNNTYKAVQRSAGAVAVGPVLQGLRKPVNDLSRGALVQDIVTTVAITAIQAQSHPRPAAG
- a CDS encoding ATP-dependent 6-phosphofructokinase — encoded protein: MRIGVLTAGGDCPGLNAVIRSVVHRAVVGHGDEVIGFEDGFKGLLDGNFRPLDINAVSGILARGGTILGSARMERARLHEAAENAVELAKRYGIDALIPIGGEGTLTAARMLSDAGMPVVGVPKTIDNDISSTDRTFGFDTAVMVATEAIDRLKTTAESHQRVMVVEVMGRHAGWIALESGMAGGAHGICLPERPFEVDALVKMVEERFARGKKFAVICVAEGAHPGEGSMPYEKGAIDQYGHERFAGIGNRLAVELERRLGKEARPVILGHVQRGGTPTAYDRVLATRFGWHAVEGVHRGDFGNMTALRGTDIVMAPLASAVTELKTVPEDRMYEAESVF